The Halanaerobium praevalens DSM 2228 genome contains a region encoding:
- a CDS encoding TylF/MycF/NovP-related O-methyltransferase — protein sequence MNRIFDFNLDKSYEYENGFYLTSKVERLAKLISHYELYKSIIDLPGNIVECGVFKGASLIRFSSFREMLENYYSRKIIGFDIFGEFPRPNKASENDIEFIEKFENNAGNGISVEELDKILKHKNFRNYELVKGDIIKTIPEYLIKNPELKISLLHIDVDVYQPTKFVLENLFDKVVKNGLIVLDDYGKVAGATKAVDEFLDKKEVNKVIKKHSISHVPAYIRK from the coding sequence ATGAATAGAATTTTTGATTTTAATTTAGATAAATCTTATGAATATGAGAATGGTTTTTATTTGACCAGTAAAGTAGAACGATTGGCAAAATTAATATCCCATTATGAACTTTATAAATCTATTATAGATTTACCTGGAAATATTGTTGAATGCGGAGTTTTTAAAGGTGCATCTTTAATAAGATTTTCTAGTTTTAGAGAAATGCTTGAAAATTATTACTCTAGAAAAATTATTGGGTTTGATATTTTCGGTGAATTTCCTCGCCCCAATAAGGCAAGTGAGAATGATATTGAGTTTATAGAAAAATTCGAAAATAATGCGGGAAATGGAATTTCAGTAGAAGAATTAGATAAAATTTTAAAACACAAAAATTTTAGAAATTATGAACTAGTTAAAGGTGATATTATAAAAACTATCCCTGAATATTTAATAAAAAATCCTGAATTAAAAATATCTTTGCTTCATATTGATGTAGATGTTTACCAACCTACAAAATTTGTTTTAGAAAATTTATTTGATAAAGTTGTCAAAAATGGATTAATAGTATTAGATGATTATGGCAAAGTAGCTGGTGCAACTAAAGCAGTAGATGAATTTTTAGATAAAAAGGAAGTAAATAAAGTAATTAAAAAGCACTCTATTTCTCATGTTCCTGCTTATATTCGCAAATAA
- the mauJ gene encoding methylamine utilization protein MauJ, whose translation MSYIDYSVEIRSLNFDSKFKIESIYDGIKKIIIFQKNDNKDTWIRFFIEEKIVEPEIARKLTKKAMENILNKIAFNTANYIGIPMIRSEITKKSSKGYGKIKSVRTLCKKTDSQELNEIFNCLEKNYEKESFYFELYRSALQIKNEIARFLFLYSILFDLINSDKKKSSQGNVDDFIRNQNKNVKEKKTTRFNKEYLETIYTYYRNQVSHTNENSNIKEIRNKITNLVDKLSKLVKVAIKRKNLV comes from the coding sequence ATGAGCTACATCGACTATAGTGTTGAAATAAGAAGTTTAAATTTTGATAGTAAATTTAAAATTGAATCAATTTATGATGGAATTAAAAAAATAATTATATTTCAAAAAAATGATAATAAAGATACCTGGATAAGATTTTTTATTGAAGAAAAAATAGTTGAACCTGAAATTGCTAGAAAATTAACTAAAAAGGCAATGGAGAATATTTTAAATAAAATCGCTTTTAATACTGCAAATTATATAGGAATTCCTATGATAAGAAGTGAGATAACTAAAAAATCAAGTAAAGGATACGGTAAAATAAAGTCAGTAAGAACTTTATGTAAAAAAACTGATAGTCAAGAGTTGAATGAAATATTTAACTGTCTAGAGAAGAATTATGAAAAAGAATCATTTTATTTTGAATTATACAGAAGTGCTCTTCAAATCAAAAATGAAATTGCGAGATTTTTATTTTTATACAGTATTTTATTTGATTTAATAAATAGTGATAAAAAGAAAAGTTCTCAGGGTAATGTGGATGATTTTATTAGAAATCAAAATAAAAATGTAAAAGAAAAAAAGACTACACGTTTCAATAAAGAGTATCTTGAAACTATTTATACTTATTATAGAAATCAAGTTAGTCATACTAATGAAAATTCTAATATAAAAGAAATTAGGAATAAAATTACTAATTTAGTTGATAAGCTTTCTAAATTAGTTAAGGTTGCAATTAAACGTAAAAATTTAGTATGA
- a CDS encoding cytidylyltransferase domain-containing protein, which produces MRVVAFLPAKGQSRRIKSKNIKLLDGKPLFLHTLEKLMKCDFIDEVYLDSDSEAVFDLASEVDCKYLRRDPSLANNSTDGHMLMFNEAKKVKADIYIQILCTSPFIKIDTIRKGVEKLKNKERYDSIVLVNKEKQYLWDENGPLYNNEHIPNSNDLDDTIIETMGLYIVNKDVALNKKKRIGSNPYLLEAESIEAVDVNYPEDFKLASYIMAGKREEERERFRNLSKILTSAMLSDIMDDLNLDNFISGLKPNMKNKKIMGRAKTLKLRKLNKGEDFRGIYEALESYKTIVPNDIIVVENEISEYAYFGNLNANLAIKSGAVGAIIGGKTRDRKDVTDLDFPVFSTGNISKDVRKRATTESINKKVNIMGVEVSPGDLIFADSDGIIVLPKKYENLIIKKALKVIKTENKIISDILVGHNTNDIIDRHGAF; this is translated from the coding sequence ATGAGAGTTGTAGCTTTTTTGCCTGCTAAAGGTCAGAGTAGAAGAATAAAATCAAAAAACATTAAATTATTAGATGGAAAGCCTTTATTTCTGCACACATTAGAAAAACTTATGAAATGTGATTTTATTGATGAGGTATATTTAGATTCAGATTCCGAAGCTGTTTTTGATTTAGCTTCGGAGGTAGACTGTAAATATTTAAGACGAGATCCATCTTTAGCAAATAATAGTACAGACGGTCATATGTTAATGTTTAATGAGGCAAAAAAAGTGAAAGCAGATATTTATATACAAATTTTATGTACTAGTCCATTTATCAAAATTGATACTATTCGTAAAGGGGTAGAAAAATTAAAAAACAAAGAACGGTATGATTCAATAGTTTTAGTTAATAAAGAAAAACAGTATTTATGGGATGAAAATGGCCCTTTATATAATAATGAGCATATTCCTAATAGTAATGATTTGGATGATACTATTATTGAAACCATGGGACTTTATATTGTTAATAAAGATGTTGCTTTAAATAAAAAGAAAAGAATAGGAAGTAATCCATATTTATTAGAAGCAGAGTCTATTGAAGCAGTAGATGTTAATTATCCAGAAGATTTTAAATTAGCAAGTTATATAATGGCTGGGAAACGAGAAGAAGAAAGAGAAAGATTTAGAAATTTATCTAAAATTTTAACAAGTGCAATGTTATCTGATATTATGGATGATTTAAATCTCGATAATTTCATAAGTGGTTTAAAACCTAATATGAAAAATAAAAAAATTATGGGAAGAGCTAAAACTTTGAAATTGAGAAAATTGAACAAGGGTGAAGATTTTAGAGGTATTTATGAAGCATTAGAATCTTATAAAACCATAGTTCCTAACGATATTATTGTAGTGGAAAATGAAATAAGTGAATATGCATATTTTGGAAATCTGAATGCGAATTTAGCAATAAAAAGTGGAGCTGTTGGTGCCATTATTGGTGGGAAAACTAGAGATAGAAAAGATGTAACAGATTTAGATTTCCCAGTTTTTTCTACCGGCAATATTTCAAAAGATGTTAGAAAAAGAGCTACTACAGAAAGTATTAATAAAAAAGTCAATATCATGGGAGTTGAAGTTAGTCCGGGTGATTTAATATTTGCAGATAGTGATGGCATAATTGTTTTACCGAAAAAGTATGAGAATTTGATTATTAAAAAGGCTTTAAAAGTTATTAAAACTGAAAATAAGATTATTTCTGATATTTTAGTTGGTCATAATACAAATGATATTATAGATAGACATGGAGCATTTTAA